The window GGCAAGCTTATTCCTTAGTAAAGCCTTCATAGTTTGTaagctaacttgctaatatTCTAGCTTATTAGCAAGATTACTCGTTAGCATAGCCTTCTtggttagcaagctaactaactaatattctagtctattggcaagcttacttgtCAGTAGTGTTCTAAGTTGGTAAGCTAACTCATTAATATTCTAGCCTATTCACAAACTTCTTTTTGGCACAGCCCTcttagttagcaagctaactgaCTAATATTCTAGCCTACTGGTGCGCTTCCTTTTAGCATAGCCtccctagttagcaagctaactcactaATATTCCAGCCGATTGGCAAGCTTACCTGTTAGCATAGCCTTCTTAATTATCAAGCTATCATGCTAATATTCTAGCCTACTGGTATGCTTACTCATTAGCATAGCCTTCCTAGTTAGCAAGGTAACTCACTAATTTTCTAGCCAATTGACAAGCTTCTTTTTAGTATTGCCTCCCTAGTTAGCAACCTAACTTGAAaagctaacttgctaatatTCTAGCTTATTAGCAAGGTTACTCGTTAGCATAGCCTTCATAGTAAGGTAACTTGATAATATTATAGCCTATTGCCAAGCTTGCTTGTTAGTTTAGCCAACCCACTTAGAAACTCATTAACCCTGCAGTAGCTTCTAAAGTTTTTGTTTAATGTTACGGaggactttttttaatcaatttttcTAACGTCATTTTAgaaaactagcttagctctgaagaagcacaaaggaatttttaaagaagcacaggagcagactgatgatgtcagaaggCTCTGATTGCAATGTTTGTCCAGAAATGCAATGttggatgttgatccaggaacATGTCCTACATGGCaaaatgggtccatgtcattggtccgacagcccattggtccgacatcacattagtccgacggtccgcggtacTGAACAGCTcccggtgggcgtatttctaccttgatggtgcgccacgaccggctctgggtcagctaggaaaggcttgaggcagagcaggctcacggcttttgtgtttgtaactttctttttcattttaacccacaccatgatcttttcctgaccctaaccaagtggtttttgtgcctaaacctaaccagaccttaaccacagggaatcatgatgatttcggaacaatgggacttcggaacaatgggtttaatatggtcggaacaatgggatgtcggtcCAATGGGCATTTCCAGGCAAAATCACGCCATGCCTTAACTATAGTAGCTGCCGGCTGTAACTCGACATTTAACACACCAACTTAGTGTGATGTGATAGTGATATCAAACATTAACTCTAAGAAGGCAAACAGGATTGATTAATTCTTCCAAGTTTGGCATGAAACATTCAAGAAACATTTTGTAATACagagctataaaaaaaaaaccttcccaGCAGTGCTTGTACAGTACATTGGTGCCTGTTTGCCCATCAGCCTGTGTGCACTTCACTGAGGGGAGTAGAATCTGATTTAGCCTGGGTGCTTGTGTCTGTCTATCGATCAGTGAAGAGAAACCCATGTAGGAAGGGTGCCAGCCACATGCAGCAGACTGGCAGATGTTATCCAGAACCATGTGGTGATACTGAATAACTATGGGAAGTATTAacctttgctttttcttttgcagaGTTCCTCTGTGACAGGGCAGACAGCATGATGAATCAAGGCATTAGCTGGTATTAAACCTACATGCGTCCAGTGTTGTATTTTGGAGAGGTCGCTCTATtattcttctctcctctttgcATAGCTCACACACAGATACTGAGTGATACTGTTACAGTTTcatagccatcagaagatgtgAGTGTTGTGTTTGGAACAACTGTAATCCACCTAGTATCTGCAataatgttttataaataacCCTGTGTCCCTCctctgttgtgtgtctgtgtgtgtgtgttagagagactCTGTATGGTGATAATGGGAAACACACCAGTGGATGAGACTGCAGAAAATAACACACTCTATTGGCTGCTTAGTTGGTGCGTGACAtcagtctgtgtgtatgtgaaacATGGGCGGTCCCCTGAGGATGGCTACTTTAGGAGCGGACCCTGCCCTTGGCGACTGCACAGAGCTGGACAACGGCAAAAGGATCAGCTGCTCATTGATGCTGTGGAGAGCAGAGTTGCCACTGTAGAGAAGTTTCCAGAAAGAAGATAAGCGTTCAGAGGTCAGGCTCTGCTGGGACACATAACACCTGCTTTCACCTTTTCCTGGTCATAGTGAGATCACTGCCAAACGAAGAGAGGTAACAGTTCACGGACTACATCTGATTTTGTGTTAACATTCTGAAAAATGTTTGGGCTAAAGTTGGCTTCCAAATCCCATGAAAATCAATGAGTGTAAAGGGACTTGGGAACAGCTTTACTTTCTAACCTGatcatgtgtgtgttagtgtatcATTAAGTGTgctttgtgagtgtgtttgtcatGTCCTGTGTGTATCCTTGGGGATATTGTTGACCCTCTGCCTGTTGAATGATGCGAAGTCTGAACAGGTGGCGACAGACATACTCACGTATTTGGCTTTGTTATGCCTGTGTTATATTGCTCATGTCTCTCTACACCTCTCAGGTCCAGGACCAGTTGCACCTCTTGAAAACATCCAACAACATTTTCTGCATCCTTCCCCCTTGTCTCCTTCTTCTCCGACACCACCATGGACCGCTCGGCGCAGGAGCTGTTCCTCAACTTCATGATCGTCTTAATCACTGTGCTGCTGATGTGGCTACTGGTGAAAACTTACCAGGACTGAACCATGGAGCAACAAGAGAGGGGATGAACGAGAGGTAGAGAAACATTCGGAGGGAAGCCAGCATGGTTACTGTAGGATTCTGCTGCTGATTGATTCTTGTTCAGGCACAGTGTTTACATCTTTTCATGATGGGCACTGGTCTGGTTCAGAGCTCTAGTCTTCA is drawn from Epinephelus fuscoguttatus linkage group LG5, E.fuscoguttatus.final_Chr_v1 and contains these coding sequences:
- the LOC125889449 gene encoding sarcolipin, whose protein sequence is MDRSAQELFLNFMIVLITVLLMWLLVKTYQD